The following are from one region of the Pocillopora verrucosa isolate sample1 chromosome 3, ASM3666991v2, whole genome shotgun sequence genome:
- the LOC131783672 gene encoding guanylate-binding protein 6-like, which yields MSEQCAVPLCLPNNCKWDKQTGEYSKSAGPRESLCVVDVAIERLKSIKGPVCVVSIAGPYRKGKSYILSKAFDQGGVFPLGVSLDPETMGIWMWIVPDKLKDSNGQEFTVVLLDSEGIDAVSSGESNDHCIFTLTILLASVLIYNSADVPTRTDLHGLDFIVKLSQRIQFRSSAQTSDSVSGESVQADTNQFRKTFPFFIWLLRDVFLCIPGDCNSIKDFFLSRVFKFDHASKGDQSHQVAESILNFFPGFDVFKLPQPSSDPEVLLNLNRDEVQQDVKKSFFQGVQEFKALLRSKLSPKRSFNDGEYVTGEALAALVNIYVSALNTPGTVPNVQSAWESFVHTKCTETKLAALQVYEKIMTSELDGSLPCGSDNIRQVQERAIEESMRIFQEETVGVSASSSVKYLDELMESMNEGLKRWQDENKRLTKEQCHKLLRALKKKHLDPILRELSGKDGAAVSFAQIIGGYSAIEQGFNRDAKGAKDVCAQVFYEFHPEMQAEMEKHMAYLQKLKDFDVSLAFEKQEKARLEQERRRIEEENARLEKVRRAINKEMEILKAKQEEDRKRLEQQIRADTEAFGEQITNIIKANMEELRKDREAMVQQNQTVKEAMEQMQQLMEKKNDQFVELQKQIVASASRPPPPPPKKRFCVIS from the exons ATGTCTGAACAATGTGCAGTTCCCCTTTGTCTCCCGAACAACTGTAAATGGGACAAGCAGACAGGGGAGTACAGCAAGAGCGCTGGCCCCAGAGAAAGCCTTTGTGTTGTTGACGTAGCCATAGAGAGGCTCAAGAGCATCAAAG ggccAGTATGCGTGGTTTCAATCGCTGGTCCTTATCGCAAAGGAAAATCGTACATCCTGAGTAAAGCATTCGATCAGGGAGGAGTGTTTCCTCTTGGAGTTTCTCTAGATCCGGAAACCATGGGAATTTGGATGTGGATTGTTCCAGATAAGTTAAAG GACTCCAATGGACAGGAGTTCACAGTGGTTTTGCTTGACTCTGAAGGCATAGACGCCGTGTCAAGTGGTGAATCGAACGATCACTGTATTTTTACACTGACCATCCTTCTGGCTTCGGTACTGATTTACAACTCTGCTGATGTACCGACTAGAACTGATCTTCACGGACTAGA CTTTATCGTGAAACTCTCTCAGCGAATTCAGTTTCGTTCGTCAGCACAAACGAGTGATTCAGTTAGTGGAGAAAGTGTGCAAGCTGATACAAATCAATTTCGTAAAACATTTCCCTTCTTCATTTGGCTGCTGAGGGATGTTTTTCTGTGTATTCCAGGGGACTGTAACAGTATCAAGGATTTCTTCCTGTCAAGG GTTTTCAAATTCGACCATGCTTCAAAAGGCGACCAATCACATCAAGTGGCAGAGAGTATCTTGAATTTCTTCCCTGGGTTTGACGTTTTCAAGCTTCCTCAGCCTTCATCAGACCCGGAAGTGTTATTGAACCTTAACAGAGACGAGGTGCAGCAAGATGTGAAAAAGTCATTTTTCCAAGGAGTTCAGGAGTTCAAAGCACTGCTTAGGTCTAAGCTATCACCTAAGCGCAGTTTTAACGATGGAGAATACGTAACTGGTGAAG CTCTTGCAGCTCTCGTTAATATTTACGTTTCTGCCTTGAACACTCCTGGTACAGTACCCAATGTGCAGAGTGCGTGGGAGAGCTTTGTGCACACTAAGTGCACTGAGACGAAACTTGCCGCCTTGCAGGTGTATGAAAAGATAATGACATCAGAGCTAGATGGTTCACTGCCTTGTGGCAGCGATAACATTCGTCAGGTTCAGGAAAGAGCTATTGAAGAAAGCATGAGGATTTTTCAGGAAGAAACTGTCGGAGTTTCCGCCTCGAGTAGCGTGAAGTATTTGGATGAGCTCATG GAGAGTATGAACGAAGGGTTGAAACGATGGCAAGATGAGAACAAACGATTAACGAAAGAACAATGCCATAAACTGCTGAgggccttaaaaaaaaaacacttggaCCCCATTCTGAGGGAGCTAAGCGGCAAGGATGGAGCAGCAGTCAGCTTTGCTCAGATCATTGGTGGCTACTCAGCAATTGAACAGGGATTTAATCGTGACGCAAAGGGAGCCAAAGACGTTTGCGCTCAAGTGTTTTACGAGTTTCATCCG GAAATGCAGGCAGAGATGGAGAAACACATGGCATACTTGCAAAAGCTGAAAGACTTCGACGTGTCTTTGGCTTtcgaaaaacaagaaaaggctCGTTTGGAGCAGGAGAGACGACGAATAGAG GAAGAGAATGCTCGGTTGGAAAAGGTGCGGCGTGCGATAAACAAAGAG ATGGAAATTCTGAAAGCTAAGCAAGAGGAAGACAGAAAACGCTTGGAACAGCAGATTAGAGCGGACACGGAAGCCTTTGGGGAGCAAATAACGAACATAATTAAAGCAAACATGGAAGAGCTGCGAAAGGATCGAGAGGCAATGGTCCAGCAGAATCAAACCGTTAAGGAGGCAATGGAGCAGATGCAGCagttaatggaaaaaaagaatgacCAATTTGTCGAGCTACAGAAGCAAATTGTTGCTTCCGCAAGCAGGCCACCTCCTCCCCCACCGAAGAAAAGATTTTGTGTTATTTCGTAA